Genomic DNA from bacterium:
TTAACGGTCAGGGTTGGCACCCCCCGAGCCCCTCCCCAGTGTCTGAATCGCAGGGCCTAAAGGCCGGGAGGTCTGCCACATCTTTATCGATGAAATTCAGGAAATCGAGGAGTGGGAGCGGATCGTCGCGGACTGGTCCGGGCGACGTGACCTCGATGTGGTGATCACCGGATCCAACGCCCATCTTTTATCAGGGGAGCTCGCCACGCTTTTGGCGGGTCGGTATGTTGAAGTTCAAATTTTCCCGCTCTCATTTTCTGAGTTCCGGGTTTTTAACGGGTTGCAGGAAGTCGAGACGGGGGAGGCCTTCAGGCAATTCCTTCGCTTCGGCGGACTGCCCGGACTGCATGAGTTCGGACCTTTGGCTGAGTCGACGTTCCAACCTTTCGTCTCGGGGGTCTTCAATACGATCATGTTGAAGGACATTGTGCGGCGTCATCAGGTGCGGAACTATGCTTTACTCGAACAGGTCAGCCGGTATGTTTTTGACAACATTGGGAATCTCACGAACGCCAGCCGCATCAATGCGTTTCTGAAAAGTCAAAAACTTTCGGTTGGAGTGGATACCATTTTGAACTATATGAAGTGGTTCGCAGATGCCCATCTCACTCACCGGGTGCTGCTTTACGACATCAAGGGGCGCCGCCATCTTGAGGTGAACGAGAAGCACTACGTCAGCGATCTTGGGTTCCGCACCGCCTTGCTCGGATATCGCGCGGATGATATTGGCGGAATGCTGGAAAATGTGGTTTGTATTGAACTTCTACGCAGAGGGTACCGTGTGTCTGTCGGGCGACTCGGCACGCTCGAGATTGATTTCGTGGCCGAGCGTGAGGGTAAAAAAACCTACATCCAGGTTGCCTACCTGCTTTCCTCCAAGGCGACCGTTCAACGGGAAACGGTACCCCTTTTAGCGGTAAAAGATAATTATCCTAAGTTATTACTGACCCTTGACCGCGAGGTGGGGGATGATTACGAGGGCGTGCAGCGGCTTTACCTTCCTGATTGGCTTAGCGAAGGTTCCGGCTAAAACCGTGGAGCGCTGGCTTGCAGAACTCAAGGGGAAGGGGCGGATCGAGTATCGCGGAAGCAAGAAGACCGGTGGGTATTTCGCCATATAGTATGCCGGGTTAGGGACTAGGTGGCGTTCGCCGTCCCTGGCGAACGATTTTCTTTCCAGATCAATCAGCCGCCGGGGACGGCGGCTGCCACCTAATTCCCTGGCAATCCGCGATCTGAAGCGCTTCAGATGAGAAAACCAAGAAAACGAACATCGAACATTCAACAGTCAACGCCGAACATCGAACGGGGCTAACGCGGTTTTGTTCAACGTTGGAAGTTCAGTGTTGACCATATTTGGATAATTATCATTGACCAAATATAGGCGTTTAAATATCCTCAAAAAATATGAAAGACGAATTCCAGATTCATAATCTGTTCAGGGAGTCTCTTGAACGGTTCTTACGGGACGATCCACATTTGCGACGTGCGGCTTTACAGCCGTTTTCGTATGTCTCGCCATTGATCAATACGCCGGAATTTCTGGAGCCCGGCATTCTCATGATTACAGGCGGGAGGCAGGTCGGCAAAACAACTTGTCTGAAGCAGTTCATTGCGAAGGTGTTGAGGGATGGGCTGGTGCGGCCGGATCATGTGTCGTTTATGACCGGAGAACTGATTCGGGACGATATCGAACTGCGGCGGGAGATTGTGTCAGAACTGGAGGGAAAGAGCGGCTGGCAGGTGATTGTCGTTGATGAAATCAGCTATGTGAAAGACTGGGACAAGGCGGTTAAGTTCCTGGCCGACGCCGGGAGTCTGGAATCGACCACACTCATTTTGTCCGGGTCTGACAGTGCGATCCTACGCGAGGCCATGAAGCGCTTCGCCGGTCGGCGGGGCCGGTCGGCTCAAGTGGATTTCGTCTTCCACCCGCTCGGTTTTGCCGAGACGGTAACACTCAAAGTGCCCGGGTTGAGCGGATTGGTCGCCGCTTGTAAGGAGGCGGACACTTCCATTGATTTGCCCGACTATCAGGAACGGCTGCCGCAACTTGAAGCCCTGTTTGATGAGTATCTCCTGCATGGCGGCTATCTGACGGCGATAGCGGACATGCTCAGGGGCGGACGCATCGAGGCGGCGACGTACAGAACGTATGCGGAGTGGCTACGTGGCGATATCCTGAAACACAACAAGCAGGAGAAGTATCTCCTTGAAGTGCTAAGAGGTATGATGAAGACCTATGCTTCGCAGGTTTCCTGGATTTCGCTGGCCAAGGAGCTTTCGATTGAACACCACAAGACGGTGAGTGACTATGTGGCGATCCTCGAAGACATGCATGCGGTGATCGTCCAGGAGGCCTTGGCGGAACATACTCTGTCGGCGGCGCCGAAAAAGGCGAAGAAACTGTATTTTGAGGATCCGTTTATCTTTCACGCCGTAGAAACAATGCTGGGGAAAATGACTGCGGAAAGCACTCCGGCCTTGGTCGAGACGGTTGCTGCTGCGCACTTTTACCGGAAATACGGGAAGACCTATTATATCAAGGGTGCCAAAGGCGAGGTTGATATTGCCTATTTGCATAATGAAACGTTTTTTCCTGTCGAAATCAAATGGACCACGCAGATCCGGCCGGAGGAACTAAAACAGGTCATGCTCTATAAAAACAGCCTGATTCTGGGTCGGCAGCGCGCGCCAGGGCGTATCGGTCATGTCCAGTATATTCCACTGGTCAGGTATTTGTTGGGGCTTTAATGGTCAATCAGCCGCCGGGACGTCGGCTGCCACCTAATTAAATGGTAATTCATGATCTGAAGCGCTTCAGATGAGAAATAAACGTATCAAAACCGGAGTCCGACTCCGCGATGTGGCCACTGCGGCCGGCGTCTCCAGTGCTACTGTCTCGATCTTGGCCTCGAGAAGTTATTCTTTCATATTGCTCGCATCCTCATATTATGTGAGGATGCGTGTATGAACCACAGGGAAGCCAATGACAACATATGGGATGTAGCCGATGGTCAGAGTGGCTTTTTTACTACTGGGCAAGCCATTGCCGCTGGCTTCGCTGACAATACTCACCCATACCATGTTAGAGTCGGAAACTGGCTGCGAATGTACCGTGGCATCTATCGCCTTGCGCGTTATCCGCAGGGTGACAACGCTCAACTGATTCTCTGGGCGCTCTGGTCACGGGATCGAAGCGGGCGACCTCAAGGTGTGTATTCCCGTCTCACGGCACTGCGCATCCATGATCTGTCCGATGCCATGCCTGTCCGTCTGGAAATGACCGTACCCCCAGCATTCCGAAGGCGAAAACCTCTTCCCTCGGTTCTGATTTTGCATCATGAGATATTGCCTGAGAGCGACATTCTTCATAGGTCCGGTTATGCGGTCACAACCCCCCTGCGGTCAGTGCTCGATCTCGTAAGAAGTGGGAGTGTTTCCAGGGACATCGTGCGGCAGGCCGTCCGCGAGGCGCGCCAACGCGGGCTTATCACAGTGGCTCAATTCAGGGAGGCGAGGGATCGTGGGGATGTCCCGTCATGGGCCGATGATCGACTGGAGAATAGCCTCTCATGATTGCAAAGCAGTATGAAACCGCAAAGGCTTTCCGTAAGGGGTTGGAAGACCGGCTCATTAAACTGGCTGCGGATGAAGGTGCGGATGTTCAGCGCTTGCGCCGCCAACTTGCCTTTGATCGTTTCCTCTGCAGACTTTCCCATCATTCTGGATCCAAATGGGCTTTAAAGGGAGGGTATGCCATGGAACTACGAATGAAAATGGCTCGCACTACACGGGATATTGATCTCGGCCTGAAGCAGCGTCCGGCAGGAAGCACGCCTGGGGAATTGTCTGCATCCATGCTGGCACTTTTGCAAGCAGCGATAAACTGCGACATGAATGATTATTTCTATTTTCAAGCGGGGGAAGCGACGATGGAACTTGAGGCCGCTCCTGATATCGGTATGCGATTCCCTGTAATAGCATCGGTCGCTGATCGCGTTTTCGCCCGCTTTCATGTAGATATCAGCGTTGGGGATGTTTTCCGCAACTCATACGAGGTCGTAAAGGGGCGGGATTGGTTGGCTTTCGCTGGCATTGCCCGCATGGAATTCATGGCCATTTCCAGAGAAGAACAGTTTGCTGAAAAACTACATGCCTATACGCGACCTCGCTCAGGTAGAGAAAACTCCCGAGTCAAGGATCTGGTTGACATGACGCTGTTGATTGATAGTGGCGAAATGGATGCGGCTGTAGTTAAACAAGCAATTCACAATACGTTCGGATGTCGGCAAACCCACTTAATTCCTAGAATGCTTGCCTCACCACCTAAATTCTGGGAAGAACTTTTTGCCGTGCTGGCAAGTGAGTGTGGGATCAACCCGGATATTGCGGCGCAGTTTGAAAAATGTGCGCATTATTTTAAAACCCATATGTCGGCAGAGCCGCTGCATGACAAATAAACGTATCAAAACCGGAGTCCGACTCCGTGATGTGGCCACTGCGGCCAGCGTCTCCAGTGCCACTGTCTCGGCTATCGTGAATGGCCGGGCACAGCAATATGGCATTTGCCAAGCCACCCAGGAGAAGGTGCAGGTCCTCATCCGCCAGATGGGGTATTCACCGAGTCTCGCGGCCTTGGACATGGCGGCTGGCCGGAATTCTCTTGTGGGCTTGGCCGTCTCGGCCGACTTCCCTGCGGCGGATCGGCTGATGGCCTCCCTGGAACCCGCGCTCGCGCAGTCTGGGTTTCGTCTGGTCGTGGCTTATCTGCCCTCTGACCCACCGGCGGCCTCAGCTCGCATTACCAGTCTCCTTCAGTTCGGAATTTCCGGCCTCGTCGTCTGTCCATCGGAATCCCTCGCTTTGCCAAAGATCACCGCTCCCGCCGTCATCGTTGGAAGACCCGGAGCCGGACTGCCGGCCGTCTATGAAGATGAGGCGGAAGGCGAACGCCGCCTCGCCCGGCGTCTTCTCGAGAAAGGCCATCGACGCATTGCCATCCTCGGCGCTCCCGGCTCCACGCTCTCTGCTACAACCGGCTTTCTTGAGGCCTGCGCGCAGGGTGGGGCGACAGTCCGGAGTTTCAATTCGGTTGCTGAATTCCTGCCGGTGGCGGAGAGCGTAACGGCGGTATTTTGTGGCTCATCGGCGGTGTTGCTGGAGCTTTATTCCCGGGGACTTCCGGCCGGGCTTCGCCTTGGTTCAGCCTTGGCTGTGGTGGCGGTGGATCGTCTCGGTGTGGTAGCGCATCTGGTGCCGAGGCCGACGGTGCTTAAACCCGGTGGGACCCAACTTGGACAGGCCGCCGCCCGCCTGCTCCAGCAGGCGATCGAGGGATCAGTGCCCGGCGATGTCCGGCTCGAGCCGGTTCTTGTCGATGGTGACAGCATGCCAGAGGCGCCTATCCAGTCGACAGTGGCGAAGCCGCCGATTGTTGTCACAGTGATTTCCCGTACCGGCGACACGCCGGTTACTACAGGTGCTTCGCGCCCTCTTGCTGTAGTAGCCGCCGTCCCCGGCGGCACAGAGCCTGAATCAGCCAGTCCAGTCGCTGAGACTGAAGTCACTCAAGCGCTCGTTTCGGACGAAGAAATCAACCCTCACCCCAACCCTCTCCCCTCCCAGGGAGAGGGAGTGAGCTTGCCTCAGGACACCGCTATTTCGCCATCTGAAGCGCTTCAGATGCCGGAAGCGGCATCCGATGTGCCAACCGAGAAAGTGGATAACTGACCGATGAAACGTATTTTAGATATAACCGGGGCATTGGTTGGGGTAGTGCTCCTTAGCCCATTATTGGCCGTGGTTTGGCTGGCTGTTATGCTGGAAAGCGGACTGCCGGGCTTGTTCCGTCAGCGTCGTATGGGGCGAGGCGGAAGCGAGTTTACGCTATATAAATTTCGGACTATGACCGTTCAGCGGGGAACGGAACGGGGCTCTTTTGATGCCGGCAGTTCCGCTCGCGTGACACGGGTCGGGAAACTGTTGCGTAAAACTAAACTCGATGAACTTCCGCAGCTTTGGAATGTGCTGGTGGGTGACATGTCACTGGTGGGGCCAAGACCCGAAGTCCGGAAGTGGGTCGAGGCGTATCCGGACCGGTGGGCGAAGGTACTGGCCGTCCGCCCTGGCATCACGGATCCGGCTTCGATCGAGTTCCGGAATGAAGAGGAACTGCTGGCAGCCGCCCCGGAACCGGAAGCCTATTATCGTAATGTGATTTTGCCCAGGAAGCTGGATCTGTATGAAGAGTATGTGGAGACAAGGAGCTT
This window encodes:
- a CDS encoding ATP-binding protein, with protein sequence MDEIQEIEEWERIVADWSGRRDLDVVITGSNAHLLSGELATLLAGRYVEVQIFPLSFSEFRVFNGLQEVETGEAFRQFLRFGGLPGLHEFGPLAESTFQPFVSGVFNTIMLKDIVRRHQVRNYALLEQVSRYVFDNIGNLTNASRINAFLKSQKLSVGVDTILNYMKWFADAHLTHRVLLYDIKGRRHLEVNEKHYVSDLGFRTALLGYRADDIGGMLENVVCIELLRRGYRVSVGRLGTLEIDFVAEREGKKTYIQVAYLLSSKATVQRETVPLLAVKDNYPKLLLTLDREVGDDYEGVQRLYLPDWLSEGSG
- a CDS encoding ATP-binding protein: MKDEFQIHNLFRESLERFLRDDPHLRRAALQPFSYVSPLINTPEFLEPGILMITGGRQVGKTTCLKQFIAKVLRDGLVRPDHVSFMTGELIRDDIELRREIVSELEGKSGWQVIVVDEISYVKDWDKAVKFLADAGSLESTTLILSGSDSAILREAMKRFAGRRGRSAQVDFVFHPLGFAETVTLKVPGLSGLVAACKEADTSIDLPDYQERLPQLEALFDEYLLHGGYLTAIADMLRGGRIEAATYRTYAEWLRGDILKHNKQEKYLLEVLRGMMKTYASQVSWISLAKELSIEHHKTVSDYVAILEDMHAVIVQEALAEHTLSAAPKKAKKLYFEDPFIFHAVETMLGKMTAESTPALVETVAAAHFYRKYGKTYYIKGAKGEVDIAYLHNETFFPVEIKWTTQIRPEELKQVMLYKNSLILGRQRAPGRIGHVQYIPLVRYLLGL
- a CDS encoding nucleotidyl transferase AbiEii/AbiGii toxin family protein, which translates into the protein MIAKQYETAKAFRKGLEDRLIKLAADEGADVQRLRRQLAFDRFLCRLSHHSGSKWALKGGYAMELRMKMARTTRDIDLGLKQRPAGSTPGELSASMLALLQAAINCDMNDYFYFQAGEATMELEAAPDIGMRFPVIASVADRVFARFHVDISVGDVFRNSYEVVKGRDWLAFAGIARMEFMAISREEQFAEKLHAYTRPRSGRENSRVKDLVDMTLLIDSGEMDAAVVKQAIHNTFGCRQTHLIPRMLASPPKFWEELFAVLASECGINPDIAAQFEKCAHYFKTHMSAEPLHDK
- a CDS encoding LacI family DNA-binding transcriptional regulator, with product MTNKRIKTGVRLRDVATAASVSSATVSAIVNGRAQQYGICQATQEKVQVLIRQMGYSPSLAALDMAAGRNSLVGLAVSADFPAADRLMASLEPALAQSGFRLVVAYLPSDPPAASARITSLLQFGISGLVVCPSESLALPKITAPAVIVGRPGAGLPAVYEDEAEGERRLARRLLEKGHRRIAILGAPGSTLSATTGFLEACAQGGATVRSFNSVAEFLPVAESVTAVFCGSSAVLLELYSRGLPAGLRLGSALAVVAVDRLGVVAHLVPRPTVLKPGGTQLGQAAARLLQQAIEGSVPGDVRLEPVLVDGDSMPEAPIQSTVAKPPIVVTVISRTGDTPVTTGASRPLAVVAAVPGGTEPESASPVAETEVTQALVSDEEINPHPNPLPSQGEGVSLPQDTAISPSEALQMPEAASDVPTEKVDN
- a CDS encoding sugar transferase, with protein sequence MKRILDITGALVGVVLLSPLLAVVWLAVMLESGLPGLFRQRRMGRGGSEFTLYKFRTMTVQRGTERGSFDAGSSARVTRVGKLLRKTKLDELPQLWNVLVGDMSLVGPRPEVRKWVEAYPDRWAKVLAVRPGITDPASIEFRNEEELLAAAPEPEAYYRNVILPRKLDLYEEYVETRSFWGDVGILLKTVWAVAGR